The proteins below are encoded in one region of Halorhodospira halochloris:
- a CDS encoding cobalamin-binding protein → MPIYTKKVIAALSLALLMPLTAATGEEICATDDTGQEVCLDEPAQRIVALSPGVTELLYAAGAGANVVAAVSHADYPEQAQDLPRVGSYNRLDVESILAKQPDLAIGWHSGNSPGQLDRLEELGVKVYRSEQRDLEDIPSTLERFGKLAGSSDEAQAEADEFRVRRDELEQRYAEGENVEVFYQVWDDPITTINDEQIISEVIRLCGGSNVFGHLERLTPRLDTESVLAADPQAIVVGGMGEANQAWLDKWREYERMTAVQQQNLFFVPPSKIQRPTPRLLEGAAKLCEQLEKAR, encoded by the coding sequence ATGCCGATTTACACCAAAAAAGTAATCGCGGCGCTTTCCCTCGCTCTGCTCATGCCGCTGACTGCAGCCACAGGCGAGGAGATCTGCGCCACCGACGACACCGGGCAAGAAGTCTGTCTCGACGAACCGGCGCAGCGCATTGTGGCGCTCTCGCCGGGAGTCACCGAGCTGCTTTATGCCGCCGGTGCCGGTGCAAATGTAGTAGCAGCGGTGAGCCACGCTGACTACCCGGAGCAGGCTCAGGACCTGCCCCGGGTGGGCAGCTATAACCGGCTTGATGTCGAATCCATACTCGCCAAGCAGCCTGATTTGGCTATCGGCTGGCACAGCGGTAACTCCCCCGGGCAGCTCGATCGGTTGGAAGAGCTTGGTGTGAAGGTTTATCGCAGCGAACAGCGTGATCTGGAAGATATTCCCAGCACCTTGGAGCGCTTCGGTAAACTGGCGGGCAGTAGCGATGAGGCGCAAGCCGAGGCGGATGAGTTCCGAGTTCGTCGCGACGAACTCGAGCAGCGCTATGCCGAGGGTGAGAACGTCGAAGTCTTCTATCAGGTTTGGGACGATCCGATTACCACCATCAATGATGAGCAGATCATCAGCGAAGTTATCCGCCTGTGCGGCGGCAGCAACGTCTTTGGCCATCTAGAGCGGTTAACGCCGCGTCTGGATACCGAATCGGTGCTCGCCGCTGATCCTCAGGCGATAGTGGTAGGTGGCATGGGCGAGGCAAATCAGGCCTGGCTCGATAAGTGGCGCGAGTATGAGCGGATGACCGCAGTACAGCAGCAGAATCTCTTCTTTGTCCCGCCATCGAAGATTCAAAGGCCGACCCCGCGTCTGTTAGAGGGAGCCGCTAAACTATGCGAGCAACTCGAGAAAGCCCGCTAG
- a CDS encoding ATP-binding protein gives MTGAAKKKLPIGIQTFADMASGEYYYVDKTAHIHQLVEEGRYFFLSRPRRFGKSLLIDTIKSLFEGREELFRGLYVHDRWDWEQTHPVIRLSFADGVVTCREELDARIRYQLRRSRDNLRLPGSDAEDIPGEFADLIAAAHEHHGARAVVLIDEYDKPILDNITAPDRARELREGLKNLYSVLKDADPHLRFCLLTGVSKFSKVSLFSGLNNLNDITLDAPYATICGYTDRDIDTVFAPELPGLDREQVRYWYNGYRWGDECCDSIYNPFDILLLLQKRRFAPYWFESATPTFLVDLLAERGIFTPRLEQMQTEAELLSRFDVEQIATEALLFQTGYLTVHHVEEPMTGYWLYTLGYPNVEVESSLNQALLPALGVDEAPRQRLALFRILQAADLEALADHLKGLYASLPHDWYRNNPIARYEGHYASVFYSHFAALGLDITVEDSSNTGKVDMSVDFNGTIYLFEFKVVEQIPTGKALQQLKDKGYAAKYQGEGKPIYLIGVEFSREERQIVGFEVEEIAKPA, from the coding sequence TTGACGGGTGCTGCTAAGAAAAAGCTGCCGATAGGTATTCAAACCTTCGCCGACATGGCTAGCGGTGAATACTACTATGTTGATAAGACGGCGCATATTCATCAGCTAGTCGAGGAGGGGCGTTACTTTTTTCTCTCTCGGCCAAGGCGCTTTGGTAAGAGCCTGCTGATCGACACCATCAAGTCTCTATTCGAAGGGCGCGAGGAGCTCTTTCGCGGCCTGTATGTTCACGATAGGTGGGACTGGGAGCAAACACACCCGGTGATTCGGCTGAGCTTTGCCGATGGGGTAGTTACTTGCCGCGAGGAACTCGATGCGCGCATTCGTTACCAACTGCGCCGCAGCCGAGATAATTTACGTTTGCCTGGCAGCGATGCCGAGGATATACCCGGTGAGTTCGCCGATCTTATAGCCGCTGCCCATGAGCATCACGGCGCCAGGGCGGTGGTGCTAATTGATGAGTACGACAAACCCATCCTCGATAACATCACTGCACCGGATCGGGCGCGCGAGTTGCGCGAGGGTTTAAAGAATCTCTACTCGGTATTAAAAGACGCCGACCCTCATTTGCGTTTTTGCCTGCTCACCGGGGTCTCTAAGTTCAGTAAGGTGAGCCTCTTTTCGGGGTTGAATAACCTTAACGATATTACTCTGGATGCCCCTTACGCCACCATCTGCGGCTATACTGATAGAGATATCGATACCGTCTTCGCCCCTGAATTACCGGGGCTAGATCGCGAGCAGGTCCGTTACTGGTATAACGGCTATCGCTGGGGTGATGAGTGCTGCGATTCTATCTACAATCCTTTCGATATATTGCTCTTGCTACAAAAGCGCCGCTTTGCCCCTTACTGGTTCGAGTCGGCAACGCCGACCTTTCTCGTTGATCTGCTCGCCGAGCGCGGTATCTTTACTCCGCGTTTGGAGCAGATGCAGACCGAAGCCGAGCTGCTCAGCCGTTTTGATGTCGAGCAAATCGCTACCGAGGCCTTGCTGTTCCAGACCGGCTACCTGACAGTCCACCATGTTGAGGAGCCGATGACCGGTTACTGGCTCTACACCCTTGGTTACCCCAATGTTGAAGTCGAATCCAGTCTCAACCAAGCTTTACTGCCGGCGCTTGGTGTTGACGAGGCGCCGCGACAGCGCCTTGCCCTGTTCAGAATCCTGCAGGCGGCGGATCTTGAGGCCTTGGCAGATCACCTGAAAGGACTCTACGCCTCACTGCCCCATGATTGGTACCGCAACAACCCCATTGCCCGCTATGAGGGTCACTACGCCAGCGTATTTTACAGCCACTTTGCCGCCCTGGGGCTGGATATAACCGTCGAAGACTCAAGCAATACTGGCAAGGTCGACATGAGCGTCGATTTCAACGGCACTATCTATCTGTTCGAGTTCAAGGTCGTCGAACAGATCCCTACAGGCAAGGCTCTGCAGCAGCTCAAGGACAAGGGCTACGCCGCTAAATACCAAGGCGAGGGCAAACCGATCTACCTTATCGGCGTAGAATTCTCCCGCGAAGAGCGCCAGATTGTTGGCTTTGAGGTGGAAGAAATAGCAAAACCGGCTTAG
- a CDS encoding ABC transporter ATP-binding protein, which translates to MSIWQQPSEAHTPWGGAPHCPAGSGADPTVRLSCKELITDIPERPDGNPLNFSIEPGQIWGVLGPNGAGKSTLLHTLAGLRKARHGSVKIAEVDIQRWRRKRLAQRLGVVFQERQDDFPATVLETALIGRHPFLPPLSMERGDDVSVARQALERLELDGLEQRLVSTLSGGERQRLTIATVLTQNPRLWLADEPTNHLDLRHQVAVMALLAEQAASGCGVFLCLHDINLAARWCSHILLLYPDGRACWGETQSMLEKSALEQLYTQPLDSAWVNGTRVFAPVA; encoded by the coding sequence ATGAGTATCTGGCAGCAACCCAGTGAAGCGCATACGCCGTGGGGGGGAGCGCCGCACTGCCCGGCCGGGTCGGGTGCTGATCCGACCGTGCGGCTAAGCTGCAAGGAGCTTATCACCGACATCCCGGAGCGTCCCGACGGTAATCCGCTTAACTTCAGCATCGAGCCTGGCCAAATATGGGGCGTGCTAGGCCCTAACGGGGCGGGCAAAAGTACCTTGCTGCATACTCTAGCCGGGTTGCGCAAGGCGCGTCACGGCAGTGTCAAGATAGCCGAGGTGGATATTCAGCGCTGGCGGCGTAAGCGCTTGGCACAGCGCCTCGGGGTGGTGTTTCAGGAGCGTCAGGACGACTTCCCGGCGACTGTGCTTGAGACCGCTTTGATTGGCCGTCATCCCTTTCTGCCGCCATTGAGCATGGAGCGCGGCGATGATGTCAGCGTCGCCCGGCAAGCGCTGGAGCGCCTGGAGCTTGACGGACTTGAGCAGCGCTTGGTCAGCACGCTCTCCGGCGGTGAGCGGCAGCGCCTGACTATCGCTACGGTGTTGACGCAAAACCCGCGCCTCTGGCTGGCTGACGAGCCAACCAATCACCTGGATCTGCGCCATCAGGTTGCGGTGATGGCCTTGCTCGCCGAACAGGCTGCCAGTGGATGTGGCGTTTTCCTCTGCCTTCATGACATTAACCTCGCCGCGCGCTGGTGCTCGCATATCCTGCTGCTCTATCCGGACGGTCGCGCATGTTGGGGAGAGACCCAGAGCATGCTGGAGAAGAGTGCCCTTGAGCAGCTATATACTCAGCCGCTGGATTCGGCCTGGGTGAATGGCACTAGGGTCTTTGCTCCGGTCGCATAA
- a CDS encoding Fic family protein, protein MERALNKRFSEAVTFFRGLWLPERATPVGYAALIDAYDLQVPWPRKLRAVSERHRVYSEHGWEILTPRHRPPATFEGHLAFALKHEGLDLAVLKRLFQAVGPQPIAEWIRAKPTGSYTRRAWFLYEWLLGERLPLNDAKRGNYVLVVNPAIQWAGEGVASKRHRVRNNLPGTPSFCPLVFRTEALKAMVDLDLSARAREVLGEVPKDILSRTASFLLLKDSRSSYAIEGERPPQDRIQRWARVIGEAGRHPVDAEELLRLQAIVIGDARFVTLGLRKEDGFVGGREHSSLRPLPEHISARPEDLPDLVSGMTAFDQEAAGQLDPVIAAAVLAFDFVYAHPFEDGNGRIHRYLIHHVLAERGFNPPGLVFPVSAVMLEEIDRYRQVLEDYSRRLLPVIEWRPTAGGNVEVLSASADFYRFFDATPHAEFLYHCVYRTIERDLPEEAQFLRRYDAFCQRIEQIVDMPDATLDLLFRFLQQNAGQLSKRARTKEFAQLTDPEVAAVEKIYLDLFEA, encoded by the coding sequence ATGGAGAGAGCTTTAAATAAGCGTTTTTCGGAGGCCGTAACCTTTTTTCGTGGGCTCTGGCTGCCCGAGCGCGCTACACCGGTGGGCTACGCAGCCCTGATCGACGCATACGATCTGCAGGTCCCTTGGCCGCGCAAGCTACGGGCAGTGAGTGAGCGTCACAGGGTCTATTCAGAGCATGGTTGGGAGATTCTAACGCCGCGCCACCGCCCTCCTGCGACCTTTGAGGGCCACCTCGCCTTCGCGCTCAAGCACGAGGGGCTCGATCTCGCTGTGCTGAAGCGGCTCTTTCAGGCGGTCGGACCGCAGCCAATCGCAGAATGGATCCGTGCCAAGCCAACTGGGTCTTATACGCGGCGTGCCTGGTTTCTGTACGAGTGGTTGCTAGGCGAGCGGTTGCCGCTAAACGACGCTAAGCGCGGGAACTACGTCCTAGTGGTAAATCCTGCCATCCAGTGGGCAGGCGAAGGGGTGGCCTCGAAGCGCCATCGAGTTCGCAATAATCTGCCTGGAACTCCGTCGTTTTGCCCTCTGGTATTCCGCACCGAGGCACTAAAAGCGATGGTAGATCTCGATCTGTCCGCTCGCGCCCGGGAGGTACTAGGTGAAGTGCCCAAGGATATTCTTTCGCGTACGGCTTCCTTCCTGCTCTTGAAGGACTCGCGGTCGAGCTATGCTATTGAGGGCGAGCGTCCGCCGCAAGACCGTATCCAGCGCTGGGCGCGGGTGATAGGTGAAGCAGGCCGTCACCCGGTGGATGCAGAGGAGCTTCTTCGCCTGCAAGCCATAGTTATAGGCGATGCTCGGTTTGTGACGCTTGGTCTGCGCAAAGAGGATGGTTTTGTGGGGGGGCGAGAGCATTCTAGTTTGCGCCCGCTGCCCGAGCACATTAGTGCGCGGCCTGAGGACCTGCCCGATCTGGTCTCCGGTATGACCGCTTTTGACCAAGAGGCTGCTGGCCAGCTTGACCCGGTGATAGCTGCGGCTGTGCTCGCGTTCGACTTTGTCTATGCGCATCCTTTCGAAGATGGCAACGGGCGGATCCATCGCTATCTGATCCACCATGTGCTCGCCGAGCGCGGCTTTAATCCGCCGGGGCTTGTGTTTCCGGTGTCCGCGGTGATGCTTGAGGAGATCGACCGTTACCGGCAAGTTCTTGAAGATTACTCGCGGCGTCTGCTCCCTGTCATTGAGTGGCGACCGACTGCAGGTGGCAACGTTGAGGTGCTCAGCGCTAGCGCTGACTTTTACCGTTTTTTCGATGCGACGCCACATGCAGAGTTTCTCTATCACTGTGTCTATCGCACCATCGAGCGCGACCTGCCGGAGGAAGCGCAGTTCTTGCGCCGTTATGATGCCTTTTGCCAGCGTATCGAGCAGATTGTTGATATGCCTGATGCGACGCTCGATCTGCTCTTCCGCTTTCTTCAGCAAAACGCTGGGCAACTATCCAAGAGGGCC
- a CDS encoding FecCD family ABC transporter permease: MLRLAPPLIALSLLAVLAIIVAVAIGSVPINPAQLWAVITGEGEPLHRTLIFELRAPRVLAAFAVGGLLAVAGALMQVLLRNPLADPYVLGLSGGAAVGALTAMLAGLGMAMVSGGAFIGALFSTLLVFGLAHGTGSWTPTRLLLTGVVVASGWGALVTFMLAVGPTEQLPGMLYWLMGDMAYARSPWLALSVLGVAVLAAAPLGRSLNVLARGHMQAQALGVAVRPLEWGVYVAASLLTAVAVTTAGSIGFIGLVVPHMLRLVLGNDQRLILPAAALAGGALLALADVLARTLIAPEQLPVGVITAMLGVPLFLYLLHRSK, encoded by the coding sequence GTGCTCCGCCTAGCACCGCCACTCATTGCCCTGAGCCTCTTGGCCGTCCTGGCCATAATTGTGGCAGTCGCCATCGGCAGTGTGCCCATTAACCCCGCGCAGTTATGGGCGGTTATTACTGGAGAGGGCGAGCCACTACACCGGACCCTGATATTCGAATTGCGCGCTCCGCGGGTATTGGCGGCCTTTGCCGTAGGCGGGTTACTGGCAGTGGCCGGTGCCCTGATGCAGGTCCTATTGCGCAATCCGCTTGCCGACCCCTACGTTTTGGGTCTATCCGGTGGAGCGGCTGTAGGCGCTCTGACCGCGATGCTGGCCGGATTAGGTATGGCCATGGTTTCCGGTGGGGCGTTTATCGGCGCGCTCTTCTCCACCTTGCTAGTCTTTGGCTTGGCCCATGGGACCGGCAGTTGGACGCCGACGCGGTTGCTGCTCACCGGTGTGGTTGTGGCCTCAGGTTGGGGGGCGCTGGTTACCTTCATGTTGGCGGTTGGCCCTACCGAACAGCTGCCCGGCATGCTCTACTGGCTGATGGGGGATATGGCCTATGCCCGCAGCCCCTGGTTGGCCCTCAGTGTGCTGGGCGTGGCGGTGCTCGCCGCGGCTCCGTTGGGGCGGAGTTTGAATGTGCTGGCCCGCGGCCACATGCAGGCCCAGGCCTTGGGAGTGGCGGTACGCCCCCTGGAGTGGGGAGTCTACGTGGCGGCTAGTTTGCTTACCGCCGTTGCCGTTACCACCGCCGGTAGCATCGGTTTTATCGGTCTAGTGGTGCCGCATATGCTGCGCTTGGTGTTGGGTAACGATCAGCGCTTGATCCTGCCCGCAGCAGCACTCGCCGGCGGGGCGCTGCTAGCCTTGGCAGATGTTCTGGCGCGCACGCTGATCGCCCCGGAGCAGCTGCCGGTAGGGGTTATTACCGCCATGCTGGGGGTGCCGTTATTCCTGTATCTGCTGCATCGGAGCAAATAG